In the genome of Raphanus sativus cultivar WK10039 chromosome 4, ASM80110v3, whole genome shotgun sequence, one region contains:
- the LOC108853082 gene encoding MADS-box protein AGL71-like: MVRGKIEIKRIENVTSRQVTFSKRRKGLLKKAHELLVLCDAQVAAIVFSQKGRLYEFASSDMQKMMERCEIHRREYFGAERLKKQQVVQELKNEMAKTLDQIELLQLHCRKLMGQDLDSCSVEELKEITIKLEKSLTIVRSRKAKLNEDTVKKLKAEISGEKEVLNETSSLRQMFEEPTLWMHSRSLENEKSGPSCGYGNMNILDVETELSIGLPKSRE, from the exons ATGGTGAGAGGAAAGATCGAGATCAAAAGGATCGAGAACGTGACAAGCAGACAAGTCACATTCTCCAAGCGTAGGAAAGGTCTCTTGAAGAAGGCTCACGAGCTTTTAGTTCTATGCGATGCTCAAGTCGCGGCCATTGTCTTTTCACAGAAAGGAAGATTATATGAATTCGCTAGCTCCGA CATGCAGAAGATGATGGAGAGATGTGAGATACATAGGAGAGAGTATTTTGGGGCAGAGAGACTAAAAAAACAGCAAGTTGTGCAGGAGCTCAAGAACGAAATGGCGAAAACGTTAGACCAGATTGAGCTTCTTCAACTACATTGCCG GAAACTGATGGGGCAAGATTTGGATTCGTGTTCAGTGGAGGAACTCAAGGAGATAACTATCAAACTTGAGAAAAGCCTTACTATCGTAAGATCAAGAAAG GCTAAGTTAAATGAAGATACAGTAAAGAAACTAAAAGCAGAG ATTTCAGGAGAGAAAGAGGTCTTGAACGAGACAAGTAGTCTACGACAAATG TTTGAAGAGCCGACCTTGTGGATGCACTCTAGGAGCCTAGAGAATGAAAAGAGTGGACCATCATGTGGTTATGGAAACATGAACATATTGGATGTAGAAACTGAGTTGTCCATAGGATTGCCTAAAAGTCGTGAGTGA
- the LOC130494804 gene encoding gibberellin 20 oxidase 1-like, with amino-acid sequence MAVSCVRTSSEQEHTPKLGLGNSQSPLIFNPSMLNLQPNIPDQFIWPDHEKPCTEAPELEVPLIDLKDFLSNSSSPSATLEASRLISEACSKHGFFLVVNHGISEELISDAHEYMARFFDMPLSEKQRVQRKPGESCGYASSFTGRFSTKLPWKETLSFRFCDDKNSPNTVQDYFCHALGHEFEPLGKVYQEYCEAMSFLSLKIMELLGLSLGVSRDYFRVFFEENDSIMRLNYYPPCQKPDLTLGTGPHCDPTSLTILHQDHVNGLQVLVENQWRSISPNPKAFVVNIGDTFMALSNNRYKSCLHRAVVNSRSERKSLAFFLCPKKDRVVKPPRELLNSITRRRYPDFTWSMLLEFTQKHYRADMNTLQAFSDWLTDKPI; translated from the exons ATGGCGGTGAGCTGCGTAAGAACATCTTCAGAACAAGAACACACACCAAAACTAGGCCTTGGTAATAGTCAGTCACCACTAATCTTCAACCCTTCAATGCTTAACCTCCAACCCAATATCCCAGACCAATTTATTTGGCCTGACCATGAGAAACCTTGCACCGAAGCTCCCGAGCTTGAAGTTCCCCTCATCGATCTCAAAGACTTCCTCTCCAATTCCTCTTCTCCCTCTGCCACTTTAGAAGCTTCCAGGCTCATCTCCGAGGCATGTAGCAAGCACGGCTTCTTCCTCGTGGTCAATCACGGCATCAGCGAGGAGCTTATATCAGATGCTCATGAATACATGGCCCGCTTCTTCGATATGCCTCTCTCTGAGAAACAGAGGGTTCAGCGAAAACCCGGTGAGAGTTGTGGCTACGCCAGCAGTTTCACCGGTCGCTTCTCCACCAAGCTTCCATGGAAGGAAACCCTTTCTTTCCGGTTTTGCGACGACAAGAACAGCCCAAACACTGTTCAAGATTACTTCTGCCATGCGTTGGGACATGAGTTTGAGCCACTAGG GAAGGTGTATCAAGAGTACTGTGAGGCAATGAGTTTCTTGTCACTGAAGATCATGGAGCTTCTGGGGCTAAGTTTAGGCGTATCACGAGACTACTTTAGAGTGTTTTTCGAAGAAAATGATTCGATTATGAGACTGAACTACTACCCTCCATGTCAAAAACCAGATCTTACATTAGGAACAGGACCTCATTGTGATCCAACTTCTCTCACCATCCTTCACCAAGACCATGTTAATGGTCTTCAAGTCCTTGTCGAAAATCAATGGCGTTCCATTAGTCCCAACCCCAAGGCCTTTGTGGTCAATATCGGTGACACTTTCATG GCTCTATCGAACAATAGATACAAGAGCTGCTTGCACCGGGCGGTGGTAAACAGCCGGAGCGAGAGGAAATCACTTGCGTTCTTCTTGTGTCCGAAAAAAGACAGAGTAGTGAAGCCACCAAGAGAGCTTTTGAACAGCATCACACGAAGGAGATACCCTGACTTCACTTGGTCTATGTTGCTTGAGTTCACCCAGAAACACTATAGAGCAGACATGAACACTCTCCAGGCCTTCTCAGATTGGCTCACCGACAAGCccatctaa